ccatcttcacctggattttcttcacaaaggccacatacacctcaaaggtttcatctttagttctaagaaacagagtccatgtgaatctggagtagtcatccactatcacaaaaatgtatctttttcctcctctgctttgcaATCTCATAGGACCACATAGGTCCATATGCAAAAGCTctagtggctttgaggtgctcacatcccttttagacttaaaagaggacttcacatgttttcctctagcacaggcATCACAAATTCTTTGCACCttgaactttgacatgggcaGACCGTGGaacaggtccttctgaattagtttgttcagaagagaaaaacttGCATGCCCCAGTCTTCTGTGCCACAGTTCAACATCATCACCAACAACTTTCAGAAAACTCAGATCACCATTTTGTAAGgactcaaaatcagcaacatagatgttcttgtatctcttgGTCATaagtaccacttcaccagttaccgGATCAGTAATTgtacatatcttggacaagaattccaccttgtttcctttatcacaaatctgagagacactcaagagatTGTTCTTaaggccattgacatagtacacattttcaatataatgagtgagtgacttcccgacttttccaactccaagaatgtacccctttatcccattgccaaaggatacattCCCTCCTTGCAgtgcttttagtgaaagaaagtccatggtgttcccagtcatgtgctttgaacgCCTACTATCCATGAACAATTGTTGACcgcttcctttcactgttccctgcacaagaagatcaagagttagttttaggaacccaagcaagtttgggttccttgtagtaggcaagaggatAAATAAGAACTCttttagtccatgcaggtaatgtgcGCTTTTTGTGAGTagaacctggtccctcttttgtagtcactttttcagcaaaaactttgtttttctgaacagattgaaccctggcctggcaattttctttgaagtgcccattgttcccacagtgggtacaaagCCAGTTATCAGAAACAGTGGCGtacttgctgtgagggttgtaaggagttttctccttttggaaccctattccctgcctgtttccaccATTATTAGTGTACATGACAGTGATAGCTTTTGAGGACCAGGCCCACTTTAGgaacttttcaagatcattttttactctttccagaTCAGTTTGGAGGTGCTTGTTTTTCTCAGTTTCAACACATATCCTAGTTCTCACAACtttcaactcattttcaagcctGATATGTTCCTCACTggctatctcttttccttttccaaaaTTTCCAGATTTTGACTTAGTCCCTAGTCTCTctattgtttcccttaggtcTGCAATTACTGCCAAGAGatcatttctttcttctttgaagtTTTCAATGGTTTCCTTTTGGTGAATAACTACAGCCACTAagtcatctctagtttgttcagcttctcctagttctaaggtcaaggaatccctatcctccacaataggcatcaatcaatacactagctaaagacatgagtttcttaggaaagtaggattttagatttctctaaacatccctgaaatttacctcctTGTTGTgatcatcttcatcatcatctgattggaccatcaaagcaaaagttgagtcata
This genomic stretch from Nicotiana sylvestris chromosome 9, ASM39365v2, whole genome shotgun sequence harbors:
- the LOC138878199 gene encoding uncharacterized protein, whose amino-acid sequence is MLTTEYELFRMKDDESIQDMHTRFTSIINELHSLRETIPRNKLVRKILNILPRPWESKVNAITESKDLQELTIEELGDSSGESEDETDIGDSSMMAVEGEENEYDSTFALMVQSDDDEDDHNKEDRDSLTLELGEAEQTRDDLVAVVIHQKETIENFKEERNDLLAVIADLRETIERLGTKSKSGNFGKGKEIASEEHIRLENELKVVRTRICVETEKNKHLQTDLERVKNDLEKFLKWAWSSKAITVMYTNNGGNRQGIGFQKEKTPYNPHSKYATVSDNWLCTHCGNNGHFKENCQARVQSVQKNKVFAEKVTTKEGPGSTHKKRTLPAWTKRGTVKGSGQQLFMDSRRSKHMTGNTMDFLSLKALQGGNVSFGNGIKGYILGVGKVGKSLTHYIENVYYVNGLKNNLLSVSQICDKGNKVEFLSKICTITDPVTGEVVLMTKRYKNIYVADFESLQNGDLSFLKVVGDDVELWHRRLGHASFSLLNKLIQKDLFHGLPMSKFKVQRICDACARGKHVKSSFKSKRDDQLGKFDAKSDEGIFLGYASQSKAYKIYIKRTQCVEKSVHVIFVESYPSCEKSAEDDQEGVPLLVPGEVIDMTNRKTDMMSQVKEMNEDNTASSSMEPGTSFTTTKAEKRVVDAV